In Plasmodium vinckei vinckei genome assembly, chromosome: PVVCY_13, a single genomic region encodes these proteins:
- a CDS encoding Yip1 protein, putative protein transport protein YIP1, putative yields MNYYTQKVTNRANNRNDNDELNNNHVDNKVTNPFINKKIYENTYQKSDSTVLNAPFEGTTTNFSNFNSPNNFNNPGNFNNPNNFNNPNNFNNPNNFNNPNNFNNPNNFNNPTNFNNHNNNTIVTSPFNNKPFSNNTINKSNSSFFDNFNKSNTNVTENKNENDQDEEDEEEPPLLEELGINFDLISKRMKSVFTFYKIDHTLFENSDLTGPLLIILSLGFILLLVGKASFSYIYLIGIVSSLSMYLLLNVMSQNATLDLYCTISMLGYALLPLVILSFISILINLRSKKGYTISFFCILWSALTASKFFEAALRMNSQRYLIAYPIFLLYSCFALIIIF; encoded by the exons atgaattacTATACTCAGAAAGTTACAAACAGGGCAAATAATAGAAACGATAAtgatgaattaaataataatcatgTTGATAATAAAGTAACTAAtccatttataaataaaaagatataCGAAAATACTTATCAAAAATCGGATAGTACAGTCCTGAATGCCCCATTTGAGGGCACTACTACCAATTTTAGCAATTTCAATAGTCCCAATAATTTCAACAACCCCGGCAATTTTAACAATCCCAACAATTTTAACAACCCTAACAATTTTAACAACCCTAACAATTTTAACAACCCTAACAATTTTAACAACCCTAACAATTTTAACAACCCCACCAATTTCAACAAtcacaataataatacaatagTTACTAGcccatttaataataaaccaTTCTCGAATAATActattaataaaagtaatAGTAGTTTTTTtgacaattttaataaatcaaatacAAATGTaacagaaaataaaaatgaaaatgatcaAGATGAGGAAGATGAAGAAGAACCTCCATTACTTGAAGAGCTTGGGATAAATTTCGATTTAATCTCAAAACGAATGAAATCcgtttttactttttataa AATCGACCATACCttatttgaaaattctGATTTAACAGGCCCTttacttattattttgtctttagggtttattttattattg GTAGGGAAGGCATCATTtagttatatttatttaatcgGAATTGTTAGCAGTCTGAGTATGTATTTATTGCTAAATGTGATGAGTCAA aACGCAACTTTAGATCTATATTGCACAATAAGCATGCTTGGGTATGCCTTACTCCCGTTAGTTATTTTgtcatttatttctattcttattaatttaag gTCAAAGAAAGGATATactatttcatttttttgtatattgtGGTCTGCCTTAACGGcatcaaaattttttgaagca gCTCTCCGTATGAATAGTCAAAGATATTTAATCGCATAtcctatatttttgttatattcaTGTTTTgcattaataataattttttaa
- a CDS encoding M1-family alanyl aminopeptidase, putative, translating to MKTYEHLYHLKKCNHSNDRVKPLMYKVYMLIHSLKPSLKYYGYCKIYFLKTSDKGKKIRVYFNDKYIKILKFYLIYSLKYVDEIKDKYIEKGDSCFYTIFSKYLNLKGLYILIIYFYYECVEERIEGIYVSESKQNLNEKIKLITTDIDDLKKKKKKKRDIQKFPNFKTTQNHFYFRRNNKLVQFKFNELKFKDNNNYNYINTFCELFYLPTIFPCLNYNIHKIKFKLYVSFQVTLNNKTKCDEKYFNLSLTNLSKFCKNNTKKKYTIDIINPPHLVISNSKLKKVYYSNKKIWRKYFCFSLQKKGHSQNCDKTVALPSHVIHDIFPNVKKIKKKPKKRKKKIISKIKYSLCLHNNNNHTIEHRINKKEKGYITYEFFRTKNKILNYTFCLFVGLYNKVDLKIKGIPICIYIEKNDKNKQNEYCFFINILKSILPILMEINICLKKKIIDNKFLQFIILNKYKYVGEENHNCLTFLSTFIKINGSNNNFYKILSIIKIIVHEIFHVLWGNCIYIKDEKYLWCKEGLIRLYELIYAKLIFKKIRKNIYKHTYINYSKSLLQIYDILQYYFYVIIIDTLNIYNHTLQLSNSGVYKNNKKTIGNNCSPSHKYDINSLKKNTFYEREIHHFYNPLTYNKGMNIFKIITILCTPYFGIIMKLLYYNFYNHSISKKKIFTFINFFFFIFRIKPFFFNHKKEGIKRIGNKNKRVNNFFQSCTPVYKNKLSQNFKIKIKSRRNLQRYNNKYVFTQNFYSPFLKLSFKKYYKIYCNQVSKFHLSYKDVSVKKGDTIFEGIKIVRQKEKLYFTTLNIKYIKKNINMRYIKKNKCLNNILKNYINTVGPPKLFIKYIKNKNKLLIHQKHYYYDNYAQKIKETNNLFKIPFIFKFNNKSYKILITKKSTLVDLYLLGNENNEEYKTTTINVDHKNKENFLNIYFKNNCYFSYHFVDINSFSLIINSIKNDKCSENDIFYIFINIILHLLVRIKSLQHAKYLNSLVCKQILMVYEALKTKAKRYNKIRNITAIFCIEFFKCYIHFSQYFRDIENHKLKLEIRKELKNSKFIGEIDKDVEFLFQDFINYLSKIFYLFKESISLLQ from the exons atgaaaacatATGAACATTTGTAtcacttaaaaaaatgtaaccATTCCAATGACCGAGTCAAACCtttaat GTACAAAGTATATATGCTCATCCATAGTTTGAAACCTAgcttaaaatattatggatactgtaaaatatattttttaaaaacctCAGATAAGGGGAAAAAGATCAGAGTATATTTTAAcgacaaatatattaaaattttgaaattttatcttatttattcattgAAGTATGTAGATGAAATAAAGGATAAGTATATAGAAAAAGGAGACAGTTGtttttatactattttttccaaatatttgaatttaaaaggattatatatacttataatttatttttattatgaatGTGTGGAGGAAAGAATAGAAGGCATATATGTTTCCGAGTctaaacaaaatttaaatgaaaaaataaaattaattactACTGATATAGATgatcttaaaaaaaaaaagaaaaaaaaaagggatatacaaaaattcCCAAATTTTAAAACCACGCAaaaccatttttattttcgaagaaataataaactaGTACAATTTAAGTTTAATGAATTGAAATTTAAGGataacaataattataattacataAACACATTTtgtgaattattttatcttccTACAATATTCCCATGTCTAAATTATAACatccataaaataaaatttaaattgtatGTATCATTTCAAGTGactttaaataataaaaccaaatgtgatgaaaaatattttaatttgagcttaacaaatttaagtaaattttgcaaaaataatacgaagaaaaaatacaccattgatattataaatCCCCCGCATTTGGTCATAAGTAACagcaaattaaaaaaagtctactatagtaataaaaaaatatggagaaaatatttttgtttttctttacaaaaaaaggGTCACTCACAGAATTGTGATAAGACAGTAGCATTACCTTCTCATGTGATACATGATATTTTTCcaaatgtgaaaaaaataaaaaaaaagccaaaaaaacgaaaaaaaaaaataatatccaaaataaaatattcattatgtctacataacaataataatcataCCATTGAACatagaataaataaaaaagagaaagGATATATAACCtatgaattttttagaacaaaaaataaaattttaaattataccttttgtttatttgtgggcttatataataaagtagatttaaaaattaaaggaatacctatttgtatatatattgaaaaaaatgataaaaataaacaaaatgaatattgtttttttataaatatattgaaaagTATATTACCAATACTtatggaaataaatatttgtttaaaaaaaaagataatagacaataaatttttacaatttataattttaaataaatataaatatgtcgGCGAAGAAAATCACAATTGTCTTACATTCCTATCCACATTTATTAAGATAAATggaagtaataataatttttataaaatcttatcaatcataaaaattattgtcCATGAGATTTTTCATGTACTATGGGGTAATTGCATATACATTAAggatgaaaaatatttatggtGTAAAGAAGGACTAATTAGACTTTatgaattaatatatgctaaattaatttttaaaaaaataagaaaaaatatatataaacatacatatataaactaCTCTAAGTCATTGCTACAAATTTATGACATCcttcaatattatttttatgttattattatagacacactcaatatatataatcacACCTTACAACTTTCAAATAGCggtgtatataaaaataataaaaaaacgatAGGTAATAATTGCAGCCCAAGTCATAAATATGACATAAacagtttaaaaaaaaatacattttacGAAAGAGaaattcatcatttttataacccTCTTACATACAATAAAggaatgaatatttttaaaattattactatcTTATGCACACCATATTTTGGCATAATCATGaaattgttatattataatttttacaacCATTCTATAAgcaagaaaaaaatttttacatttattaattttttttttttcatttttcgtATTAagccatttttttttaatcataAGAAGGAAGGAATAAAGAGGATaggtaataaaaataaaagagtAAACAATTTCTTTCAATCATGCACACcagtttataaaaataaactatctcaaaattttaaaattaaaataaaatccaGGAGAAATTTACAgagatataataataaatatgtctTTACCCAGAATTTCTATTcaccatttttaaaattgtcttttaaaaagtattataaaatttattgcAATCAAGTTAGTAAATTTCATTTAAGTTACAAGGATGTTTCTGTAAAAAAAGGTGATACAATATTTGAGGGCATTAAGATTGTGAGACAAAAAgagaaattatattttactactttaaatattaagtatataaaaaaaaatataaacatgaggtatataaaaaaaaataaatgtttaaacaacattttaaagaactatataaatacagTTGGTCCTCCAaagttatttataaaatatattaagaataaaaataaattattaattcatcaaaagcattattattatgataattatgctcaaaaaattaaagaaacaaataatttatttaaaataccatttatttttaaatttaataataaatcttATAAAATACTAATCACAAAAAAGTCAACTTTAGTAGACCTATATTTATTGGggaatgaaaataatgaggAATACAAAACGACAACTATAAATGTAGaccataaaaataaagaaaattttctcaatatatattttaagaataattgttatttttcttatcaTTTTGTTGATATAAACTCTTTTAGtcttataataaattctatcaaaaatgataaatgctccgaaaatgatatattttatatttttataaatataatactgCACCTTTTAGTCCGTATTAAATCATTGCAACATGccaaatatttaaattccTTGGTGTGTAAACAAATACTTATg gTGTATGAAGCGCTTAAAACTAAGGCCAAGAGATACAACAAAATCCGCAATATTACTGCCATTTTTTGCATTgaatttttcaaatgttATATCCACTTTAGTCAATATTTTAGGGATATAGAAAAccacaaattaaaattagaaataagaaaagaattaaaaaatagcaaATTTATTGGTGAAATTGATAAAGATgttgaatttttatttcaagattttataaattatttatcaaaaattttttatttatttaaagaatCAATAAGTTTATTacaataa
- a CDS encoding pre-mRNA-splicing factor ISY1, putative, translating to MARNVEKGRSMLNQWLKAKELNDKKTFFKIPKNVNEVDDLESAVSYRKSIIKEICSKIKEIQNLSLGDQHVRELNDQINKLISIKNRWEIRIIELGGPDYQSESNALINAHGSELKGNNNYKYFGAAKNLKGVKELLFKENDDRKKLLLKRRKEKRNLDKIVNIHYFGYCDEENEILLNEELKIQKKLEKTDLEIIKKINY from the exons atggcTAGAAATGTCGAAAAAGGAAGGTCTATGTTAAATCAATGGCTAAAGGCTAAAGAgctaaatgataaaaaaacattttttaaaattccCAAAAATGTTAATGAAGTTGATGATTTGGAATCCGCCGTATCata cCGTAAATCGAtaattaaagaaatatgtAGCAAAATTAAGGaaattcaaaatttaaGTTTGGGAGACCAACATGTAAGAGAACTAAACGAtcaaataaacaaattaatttCAATCAAAAATAGATGGGAAATAAGGATTATAGAG CTTGGAGGTCCAGACTATCAATCCGAATCGAATGCGTTAATTAATGCACACg GTAGTGAattaaaaggaaataataattataaatatttcggCGCAGCGAAAAATTTGAAAGGAGTGAaggaattattatttaaagaaaatgatgatcggaaaaaacttttattaaaaagaagGAAAGAAAAACGAAATTTAGATAAAATCgtaaatatacattattttgGTTATTGcgatgaagaaaatgaaatattattaaatgaagagttaaaaattcaaaaaaaactaGAAAAAACAGatttagaaataataaaaaaaataaattattaa
- a CDS encoding histone deacetylase, putative, whose amino-acid sequence MMKISKDKRNIRYEYELDKLKKRKKDNILILNIINNKINYICYILKSDYRNILNDINYESKNSIETCFYYSKAYITFLLLYYPYIHNYIKCLRNNNLRIYKNFYKHILKLPNNFYTLIFKLKILDIIKENKCSLNSSNDINYINKNTQEFGSNTFFENTNKGYSNNSYIDNNVGGVANFYKNSPSSSQLVLNTPNFYDSFSKNNFIKLLFSRIYKKKYHKPIIKILELILFYHSLPSFSFSHKFFQKYHNKKRNNGTDCKQYKFSKNKHFKKLYFKTPFFKHVIIPTVYLNEDCKNVDMLVKKKLVKIKKKKIRNKKKKKKKNLAAKVEEENSDDSLTENTGSDISEKSLSCLSNSEDEREVNEFLKKEFNYDINQNKNNKPNDTNSFNNYNGQGEETISNDIINDDQINASSVLDSTHNENVYTTKINPQNGNNDEGKFSQTNDISDNFIKFLYNYKKNNKSLKNIELLYGKYVLDDIQNFILYRKSKEEFNNNTKNNSNNQRKKKYIYQVWKDLINFDDADDNKNTLIHKACLVSNINIIFILLNLNVNLIVYNDKSELPLHCTIYGTNKYIFLLLLHNTIEYIFFYYIKLLEDKKNEKKKKTINNQNGKTSTVGNSNTMINNNEESDDNQNGVQNINEVSDKTDITNNDIENDQSAIQNSHMKNKQKNIYYIKNNFFYHKKINNKFVCTIVKLYLSLFVKIIELGNYEFLKIMFNYNKHIFCYILQNQEMLHFLCSFARMYNSLNLFIKFCNNIFSFDIVKENKKNPKKRSNTEAEFIEEENASKKMKSGITIDTDNIETEQFDSVSVNINEGENKNSIIKLSQNGGGKKKDFINNYVIKKQTDKRNMIEIFYSHECAKHIFVPEPTDYPYMRNRIKNSIPENSTRLDVLISNKHGILKLNTFVNFKIKKIQRKATALDVLRVHDVSYIKMLLQKMKKLNYYNTNDKFDNFLEPSKKNIKNYLVLPEYYSESPNNDNIPDHIKMLKNNNIISSMYEGNLSSSTNHRDNNNGPSDNCIDNCEVKKSGYNGVYEKELDSGINSSNNITEGKISSYNSSSITAIQSPEKKLITKKYSSNNSIFKEKYDKLVLIDSDTFVNKHSFNCALNASGVVLNAVDYISSKNYKKNKKKIFCVVRPPGHHLGTFGAAQFNQTDEDKAAGSQGFCLINNIAIGISYAKYKYEKYERIAIIDFDVHHGNGTEQIIRNIGLKKIKINDYIDIYSWKGWKDKNDKKNIFFSSIHAFDGYFYPGTGYDTVELEPYIINVTLKKNMDENDFLQLFHNNILIHLYHFKPDLLFLSAGFDGHKLDYVNNGFVKKNTSTYFYLTNLILSLQNKLHFPIISVLEGGYNTSNDMASVFSLSVLEHNLSFYYNDISFLSRRKKNKSKTNIIEKKCTKKGKKKNVLKFPHICLGKSKMEDMFKNYFSVFKEKTKETANLNLTNKVVEYHKYIKEYDQKENEMKKKMSKFLNKNKLYFQNILNDTNLLSTSINIKLPFESYFYQVLSLLKIKFKNKKCLKKKKQLLSQDANRYFSILNNPSDIHNLKAAYIQQHPDTKFELNNLWNHLKN is encoded by the exons ATGATGAAAATTAGTAAAGATAAACGAAATATACGATATGAATATGAATTagacaaattaaaaaaaagaaaaaaagataatattttaattttaaatataataaataacaagataaattatatttgctatatattaaaaagtgattatagaaatatattaaatgacataaattatgagagtaaaaattcaatagaaacatgtttttattattcaaaagcttatataacatttttacttttatattacccatatattcataattatataaaatgtttaagaaataataatttaagaatatataaaaatttttataagcatatattaaaattgccaaataatttttatacattaatattcaaattaaaaatactagatataataaaagaaaataaatgttcATTAAATTCGagtaatgatataaattatataaataagaataCCCAAGAATTTGGTAGTAacacattttttgaaaatacaaataaaggATATAGTAACAATAGTTACattgataataatgtaGGAGGTGTAgctaatttttataaaaattcgCCTTCATCTTCCCAACTTGTATTAAATACtccaaatttttatgacagcttttcaaaaaataattttataaaactattattttccagaatttataaaaaaaaatatcataaaccaataataaaaatacttgAGCTTATCTTATTTTATCACTCCTTACcgtctttttcattttcacataaattttttcaaaaatatcataacaaaaaaagaaataatggAACAGATTGCAAgcaatataaatttagtaaaaataaacattttaaaaaattatatttcaaaaCACCGTTTTTTAAGCATGTTATTATACCGACTGTCTATTTAAATGAGGATTGTAAAAATGTGGACATGttagttaaaaaaaaacttgttaaaataaaaaaaaaaaaaataagaaataaaaagaaaaaaaaaaaaaaaaatttggcAGCAAAGGTAGAAGAAGAGAATTCTGATGATTCATTAACAGAAAATACTGGAAGTGATATTAGTGAAAAAAGTTTAAGTTGTTTAAGTAATTCAGAAGATGAAAGGGAAGTgaatgaatttttaaaaaaagaatttaaCTATGATattaatcaaaataaaaacaacaaACCTAATGATACTAACTCTTTTAACAATTATAATGGACAAGGTGAAGAAACAATATCAaatgatattataaatgatGATCAAATAAATGCTTCATCAGTTTTAGATTCTACACATAACGAAAATGTATATACGACCAAAATAAACCCtcaaaatggaaataatgaTGAGGGGAAATTTTCACAAACAAATGATATATctgataattttataaaatttttatataattataaaaaaaacaataaatcattaaaaaatatagaattaCTATATGGGAAATACGTACTTGAtgatatacaaaattttatattatatagaaaaagcAAAGaagaatttaataataacactaaaaataatagcaataatcaaagaaaaaaaaaatatatttatcaagTTTGGAaagatttaataaattttgatgatgctgatgataataaaaatactttaATACATAAAGCTTGTTTAgtttcaaatataaatataatatttattttattaaatttaaatgtcAATCTAATTGtttataatgataaatcaGAACTCCCTTTACACTGTACTATATATGGAACTAATAAATACATCTTCTTATTACTTCTTCACAATACtattgaatatatatttttttattacataaaattGCTTgaggataaaaaaaatgaaaagaaaaaaaaaacgataaataatcaaaatggCAAAACAAGCACAGTTGGCAATTCTAATACCatgataaataataatgaagaaagCGACGACAATCAAAATGGAGTGCAAAATATAAACGAAGTTAGTGATAAAACAGATATaacaaataatgatatagaaaatgatcAAAGTGCTATTCAAAATTCTCATATGAagaataaacaaaaaaatatatattatataaaaaataattttttctaccacaaaaagataaataataaatttgtttgtaCAATTGTAAAGTTATATTTAAgtttatttgtaaaaattattgaattaggaaattatgaatttttaaagattatgtttaattataataagcatatattttgttatatattacaaaacCAAGAAATGTTGCATTTTCTTTGCTCCTTTGCTCGTATGTATAATTCtctaaatttgtttattaaattttgtaataacattttttcttttgatATTGttaaggaaaataaaaaaaatcccAAAAAACGATCTAATACTGAGGCAGAATTTATTGAAGAGGAAAACGctagtaaaaaaatgaagtcTGGCATAACTATTGATACAGATAATATCGAAACGGAGCAATTTGATTCTGTTTCTGTAAACATAAATGAAGGggagaataaaaatagtataataaaattatccCAAAATGGTggaggaaaaaaaaaagattttataaataattatgtgataaaaaaacaaacagataaaagaaatatgatagaaatattttactcACATGAATGTgctaaacatatatttgtcCCTGAACCAACTGATTATCCATATATGCGAAATCgaattaaaaatagcaTACCCGAAAATTCAACAAGATTAGATGTTTTAATATCTAATAAACAtggaatattaaaattaaatacttttgtaaattttaaaattaaaaaaattcaaagaAAAGCTACAGCATTAGATGTTTTAAGAGTGCATGAtgtatcatatataaagatgttgttacaaaaaatgaaaaaattaaattactACAATACTAATGATAAATTTGATAACTTTTTAGAAccttcaaaaaaaaacattaaaaattatttagtaTTGCCTGAATATTATAGTGAATCACCAAATAATGACAATATCCCAGATCATATcaaaatgttaaaaaataataatattataagtaGTATGTATGAAGGAAATCTAAGTAGTTCTACTAACCACAgggataataataatggcCCATCTGATAATTGCATTGACAATTGTGAGGTTAAAAAAAGTGGCTATAATGGAGTGtatgaaaaagaattagATAGTGGTATAAACagtagtaataatataactgAGGGAAAAATATCGAGCTATAATAGTAGCAGCATAACTGCAATACAAAGcccagaaaaaaaattgatcaccaaaaaatatagcagCAATAATAGTATTTTTAAAGAGAAATATGATAAACTAGTTTTAATAGATAGTGATACATTTGTTAATAAACATTCATTTAATTGTGCATTAAATGCAAGTGGTGTTGTTTTAAATGCTGTTGATTATATATCgtcaaaaaattataaaaaaaataaaaaaaaaatattttgtgtaGTAAGACCACCAGGACATCATCTTGGGACATTTGGCGCAGCTCAATTTAATCAAACAGATGAAGATAAAGCAGCAGGTAGTCAAGgtttttgtttaataaataatattgctATAGGTATATCATatgcaaaatataaatatgaaaaatatgaaagaaTAGCAATAATAGATTTTGATGTACACCATGGGAATGGAACAGAACAAATTATAAGAAATATcggattaaaaaaaataaaaattaatgactACATTGATATTTATAGTTGGAAAGGATggaaagataaaaatgataagaaaaatatattttttagttcTATACATGCATTTGATGGTTATTTTTATCCCGGAACAGGTTATGATACTGTTGAGTTAGAaccatatataataaatgtaacattaaaaaaaaatatggatgaaaatgattttttaCAGTTATtccataataatatattaatacatttataCCATTTTAAGCCTgatctattatttttatcagcTGGTTTTGATGGGCATAAATTAGATTATGTAAACAATGGATTTGTTAAGAAAAATACatcaacatatttttatctaacTAATCTTATTCTTTcattacaaaataaattacatTTTCCTATTATTAGTGTTTTAGAAGGTGGATATAATACATCAAATGATATGGCATCTGTTTTTAGCTTATCAGTCCTTGAACataatttatctttttattacaacgacatatcatttttatcacgtagaaaaaaaaacaaatcgAAAACTAATATcatcgaaaaaaaatgtacaaagaaaggaaagaaaaaaaatgtattaaaatttcCACATATATGTTTAGGAAAAAGCAAAATGGAAGACatgtttaaaaattatttttccgtttttaaagaaaaaaccAAAGAAACtgcaaatttaaatttaacaaATAAAGTAGTTGAatatcataaatatattaaagagTATGatcaaaaagaaaatgaaatgaaaaaaaaaatgtcaaaatttttaaacaaaaataaattatattttcaaaatatccTAAATGATACTAATTTACTTTCTAcaagtataaatataaaactacCATTcgaatcatatttttatcaagtTTTATCTCTTttaaaaatcaaatttaaaaataaaaaatgtttaaaaaaaaaaaaacagttATTGTCACAAGACGCTAATCGATATTTCTCTATTTTGAACAACCCTTCCGACATTCACAATTTAAAAGCTGCCTATATTCAACa GCATCCCGATACAAAATTTGagttaaataatttatggaATCAcctaaaaaattaa